In the genome of Populus trichocarpa isolate Nisqually-1 chromosome 10, P.trichocarpa_v4.1, whole genome shotgun sequence, the window TCAATCTTggcaaatattgtttttgtttgatttatctTCCTCGTTTGCTTTGCATAGAAGAAACAATGGTCTCCCAATAAACTGGCCTTTCCCTTGCATGTCACCGACATTACTTCTCAACCTCCACCAGCTGCACAAAAAAGTTGCTGAAATTCTTGAGAGAAGCAAAGGTACCTTGTCACTCAAAGGTATCTGGTTTGCCAACATGGATATGTTGGTGACAAGTGATCCTGCAAATGtgcacaacaacaacaaaaaacttTTGGAATTATCCCAAACGATCCGACCGAGTCCAAGCAGTATTCTGGGAAATATGCTTTTCAACATAGATTTTAAGGAATGGACTTGCCATAGAAGAATCATTCATGCACCTGCAGTTTCGAAAACTCTACACGAAGGTCCTGCTTGATAATGTAAATAAAGGCCTCATACCATTTCTTGAACATGTAGCTGAACAGGGTTCGGTGGTCGATTTGCAAGATTCATTTAAGAGACATATATATGATGCTGCTTGTACAATAGCTACTGGATATAACCCTAGCAATACTCTCTCCGTTAATTTTCTAGAAAATCCATTCATAGGGGGCATAGGTGATGCTGGAGAAGCAATGCTCTCAAGGCACATATTGCAGGAAGATTATGGAAGTTGCAACGATGGCTAGGGATTGGGAATGAGAAGAAACTAGGAGTTTTCAAGGAAAGTACTGTACATCAAAttgtaacaaaatatatatatgttggccAAGAGATCAGAAGAACCGAATAAAAGATCAGCGACGACAAAGAAAGATGAAGAGAGCTTTGACTCATTACGATGTTTTTCCTGACCGAACATGAAGTTGTTGAAACAAAACACTCTGATGAAGTTGTAAGAGACAGTATTATTGGTTTCAAGTTTGCAGCATATGAGACAACCAGTGTAACTCTCTCTTGGTTCTTCTTGCTTCTTTCAAAGAACCCGCGCGTTGGAATTAAAATCAGGGAAGAGCTTGTCAATAATTTTCCAGTGAAGGAAGGTAAAAAGTGGGAACTAAGAAGCAAAGAAGAGTTGAGTGAGCTGGTTTATCTCCATGCTGCTTTGTGTGAAGTGCTAATTCAGGTTATACTCGCCAATCCCCTTCCAGCATAGGACCCTAGTCAAACCTGATATCCTCCCTGGCGGTCACCATGTAAATCCAAATATTAGAATTATTATATTTGGTTTATCTGGGCTAGGATCAAAAGAAGATGGCCTAAGGTGGAACAGTAagttatgtatgtatgtatcttCGCATGTGTATAACTACTGAACTACTCCAGTGTGATCCAATGTCTGATATTTGAGCTTTTCATTGTGTATGATTTGGTTCAAACTTTTGAGCATTTGTCGTGAGATACAACATGGTCAACACTCAACATTACCGGTAATAAAATAACCCCAAACTAACCTTAATCAAGAAGTTGCATCACACTGTAAATAGAATCATTGCATTCGCATaccaaaactcaaattttaatttcagtttGCAATCCTTGGAATTCTGTTCTCATCTGAAAATGTGAACAGAATAAGGAGCCAAACCAAAGTTCATCATAAGCAAAGTCACACGAAGAACATATATTACATTTATGATTTACCACGGCTAAATGATGACGAGGAAATGAGAGAATGAAAGCAGTAATTGTGAACGATTACTCCAATCAGAAATTACTTCCTTTTCCAAGAATCAAAATGCATCATTACAACTAGTTTCTTGGTTTGAAATCAAAGTGGGACGTATATAATAATAAGAGCAATATTggattaacaataaaaaagaaaagaataagagaaataTTCTCTTTCCAGCCCCTTTCTGTCTGATCTCCCCCTTCTGGGCACAAAATCACTCGCAACTGTTTTTCTACCTCATCATATCTactagtaattatttttagctTACACATGTCCAGTTTTGAActgatatattattatatatttatactttaccagattaaaagtataattgttatttgccaCTCTCTTACAAGATTATAAACATCTCTCTACATTAAACCCAATTATACTTCTCTCATCAACATCATTATTTTACCTGTCAGGCTTGATTTCCCTGGCTTGATGTGGCTAAGGAACCTGTCCTGCTCCGTGAGGGCATGGCGGAAGTGACAGCGATGGCCATAAGGACAGATACCACCAGCAAGGACCATTTTGCAGACCTCAGTCTTGTAGCGAGGGTGACGGATGACTGGGCGGAGCTCCTCAATTCCATGAGCAAACTGACAATGGTTGCCGTATAGGCAAGCCCCTGTCTCCTGCCATTTGTTGCACAACTCTGTTTTGAACATGCCTTGGTTATACACTTCCAGCTCAAGTGGCTCCTCCTGTTTCTTGCCTCTACGCACATAAACCTTCTGTTGTAATATCATCATCATGCAACTTGAGTTAAAAGATCGTGCAAGTTGTTAATGACAACACAGAATTACAGAGAATTCCATTTAAATGCACGCTTGCTAATATGGAAGCAATGGACTATTATGATGACAAATGATTTATCAGATGCCAAGCCATAAACTTTTGAGCATACTCTCAATCTCATCACCAAGACTGCGCGATGATAACTAATGAGGTCTTCATTCAAACATGTGGAGCCCGAGCAACTACATACCGTGCCATTcctataaaaaataccaaactgCAAACAAAATCTCTGCATagcatttaaaatttcattcattgttttgatttttatattataattaatatgttgatattaaaaataatttttaaaatataaaaaaattattataatacatttttaaataaaatacactttaaaaaataatcactaccacACTTTTAAACACCCCTAAACATTTGGTTAAAATCTGAAAGCATTCTCTACCTCCATTTCTTTTTCAACCATCTACAGTATGAAATGGCTCCTCGCCTCTGAAATGTACTTACTACTAACCACTTCACTTCTCTTGCGTGCCAAAGAAGGGGTGGATTATTGTGTTATGGTGGGTTCATCACACAGAAGCCAACCAATTGCACTCAATCTCTACGCTAGCTCCCAAACCTTTACCCATCTCACAATGGATTTCATAAACCTTTTCACGAATGATGATCTATATCTCCCACCAGGCTAAATTTCCATTTCATTTCAAGCCCAACTCAAGATTTATAGAAACAAAATAAGTACTAGCACTGAAGCCCAGCATCCAATTAGCCCAATTAGCCACATCAACTCATCAAGATTTTAACACTCACATGTCCTTGATATCATTATGCTAAATTACATCAATGGATTCACTCTCTCATTTTAATCTCATCAGTTGACACGTGTCCTaataaatctataaattatttctgaaaaaaaaagttaattgcaAATaagcaaattaattaaagaaaactatttgaaaaaaaaaaaagcaaaaagaatgCAGCGAACAATTACTAGACGATATTAATCATTGTCGAATAGACAGATCTAATaaggaataattagtaattaccGCGGTATTGAGTGGACTCGGTGTTCTCAGCCGAGTGATGGCCCTAGTCACGCTAGCACTAGCCGCCTGCTCCTGGTTCCTCTTCGAGTAGCTATTAGACCTCACTGAAATACTCTTAGGCAGCGAAATCCTCTCCCGGTCATCGCCCCCTGCCTCCATGACGCTCGTCGGACTTTCATCCTCTTCGCACATGTCATGACCTCCACCTCCTCCGCTGCTGATGTTGCACAAATTGTGGAAACCAATATCAATGTCAAACGGCGTCCTTGTAGAGTCGTTGTAGTGTTTGTGGAGTGAGGCTTGGATAAGGACGCTGAGTTGATTGTTGAGCTCGCGATTGATAGATCGAAGATCGGCGTTGTCTTGGCGGAGACACTCCATTTCGACGGTTACTTCACGGAGGCGCGCGAGGCAGAGTGCGCTTCGGTTTATTAGGTCCTGGTGTCGCATTATGAAGCGAGAGTTGTCTACTGAGTGGGAGGCTTGAGAGAGGGGGAAGATATCGGAGTTGTAAGCAACGTCGTTTAGACGGTAGTCCTGGAACTTTGTTGCGGTACGGGTGGTGGCGATTTCGCTGTTTAAAGTGGAGGAGGTGTCTTTTTGCGTTTCCTTTCTGAATGAATTCCCTCtctctatataaatataaaactctCGTTGAGAAATATTCCcagttttaattagaaattaaacacgaagaaatttttttaaattatactcAATGGTCAATTGAAATTACTACtactatttctattatttcctACTATAATTCTTCACCAATAGAACTTAATCaatcatcaacgaaaaacaGGGCAGGTGGAAATTTCTGCGATACTATTATGACCGAAACccacaaaacaaaagaacatgatacaattaattatcatagaagaaaaaaaaaaagaattacagaAACTTGTTattcaagaaatgaaaatcatcaacaatgAAACATGCTTAAACAATGATcggaaaattaataaaaagaatgcgAATCTGAACGGGGGAGAGAAGGGAGGGGAGAAGCACCCGGATGAAGAGCGAGAGAAAGGAgggttttattttatagagAGAGAAGATTGGAGGGAAAGAGAGGATGcaaatttctttcttaaaatcGTTCCCCATCTAACAAACATTCCTTTCTTTCTAACAGAATTTGCCTCTCTTTTTACCATTTTGCCAGCGGAAAAGGACGGCTCTCCTTGTAATTTCTTAAGGGTGTTTTAGTTATTTCAACTTAAATTATGCTCCCTTCTGTTGCTACTTTACCAGTATACTTGCTCGTTGCAGGTTGCTAGCCACTCtcatcatgtttgtttttttttttattttaaaagttttttttaaatttaaattttgtttttttattttaaattaatattttttttgatgttttcaaatcattttaatgtgttgatgataaaaataatttttaaaaaataaaaaaaatattattttgatgcatttacaagtaaaaaacaatttaaaaaataaccacaatcaTACTCCCAAACAGGATAATGTTATATCTGCTGGATGAATATTTAAAGTTGATTCtcacaagaataaaattaattattattatatattttaaaacttgattctaTTAATTTAAGACATGACCTAtgaattaataatatcaatttgaGTGACCtgggataatttttattttaaatcaaaataatattgttttgatttttaaaaaaataaaaataaataaatttttttattatattttgatttaatttaacctcAATCGAGTTAGGAATTGACCCAAATCTTTAAACAGGTTAGAATAAGccaatctttcttcttcttttttttttaatttagtttgatgaAGGGCACAAGTTGTCCATACCTCAAGGCAACTCACCGGGCTAATCGAGTCTAATCGAGTCTTATAATTggtgttattatattattattaatttaacaatataaataaaaataattttatttaacaaccttaaataaaaataaccgaTGGACCACCCGCAGTAGCCTCTCTGAATTTTAGGGTGGGTCCACCCATCAAGCAAGAAAGGTGGCAAACTAAGTAGGAATAAAGGGCTAATTCGTAAGTTGCAACATAATCTGATAaccataaaatcaaattttatgtttttattttcatgattttgagTTTGGTTACAGTGTAACAAAAAGGTGATTTAAACAGCTAACTTAAGATAGCAAGCAGGTGACGTTGCGGTTAGAGATGGCATTCGATTATAAAATCGCTTGGTTTTGAAGTTAATTGAAGGGAAGGGTGGCGGTGCGGCAGCGAATTCAATTTGTCTAGTCGCCTTACAGGCagacggaaaaaaaaatcatcatgttttttttaagttaaaagaaGACCTTGCTTCTTTACCACTACTATAATTACCTCTTTTATCcaataattcatcaaaatctAATGCAAAATCAAAGCGgttggtaatatatatatatataaaatcccaAAGCTATCCCACAAATGAAAGTTGGGAGGTTGGAACCCTCCTTGTTAATGTCGTGGTTGTTAAGGTAGCTAcgctattaattaatttcttttttcctttagtTTTCCCAGTATAACCTTAGCCTTTGTGATAAGACATGACACATACATGTGTTCCTCTTCTGATTTTGAGCATGTTTGGCTCTGCGGTTGAACCtgcatttgataaaattttaattttttttttactaaaattggctgcggtttgtactttttggatcgttttgatgtgatgatgtcaaaaataatttttaaaaaatgaaaaaacatcattgacatgtatttcggcatgaaaagctatttgaaaagcaaccactaccacactgccaaacacgctcttcaTTACAGTCTGGCAACGTTCCTTCTGATTACTTCTATTTTACGTAGGGTTTGTATGGGAGTGTaggtattgttattttttaaaatgtattttatattgaaatatattaaaataatatttttttattttttaaaaattatttttaaaatcagtgtatcaaaacgattcataatataaaaaaaataatttttaacaaaaacaaattaatttttttagaaacacgggTTGGCCGGCATTTCTAAACACTACCGTAACtgttaaaagaatttaaattaatagaaaataactataaatataaaaaaactaggatttttattaattacaatattttgaaatgtttttttaatctaaatacaaaaaaaaattatatataggctaaattatctttaataaataaaataaaataattatatatttcttaatagtAGCTGGCAGTTGATATTATGCAATCCAATTCTTctgattattttgtttgttttggtcATCAGAATCCAAAACTATTCATCTATGACCGTTTGTCAATCTAGGTAAGGTTTGGCCTTCTAACATCACAGCTCCGCTTTCCCTTTTTGCTCCGTGATTGAttgtttggtatttttaattttttttggtgaaatttgctttcttttttttgaaattatattaaaatgatttttttatattttttattttaacaaaaacatattaaaatcataaaaaaaacactaaaaaaatattaatttgatattttttcaagacaaatattttaaaaaacatttaaaaacagaAGCTTCGACACTCTCAAATATGATCAGAGAAATCCCTATAAAAATTGGAATCAATTTTTATCTTATCCAATACTGTTCTAGTAAAGAAGTTTTTATTCcactaaaatagaaaagacaagtTTATCTAATTCTATGAACAAGGGTTGACCCGGTTGATTTGGgtcaatgtaaaattaaaaatggttagtattatagttttaaaattcgaTTAAGAGCTTAACAATAATTTctagtgttttttacttgaaaatataccaaaataatattttttatttttaaaaaattatttttgatatcaacgcattaaaatgatctaaaaacacccaaaaaaaattaatttaaaacaaagaaaaaaaataaaaaaaaaattaattttttttaaaaaccaattttaaaacagaaaaacaaaaagaatccaaaaataaGCTGGTTTACCTCCATGCTACCTTGTGTGAAAACACTAAAGGCTATAGTACCTACCTGTTCCTTTCCAGAGAAGGACTCCAGTTAGAGCTAACATCCTTCCATGTGATCACCACGTAaatccaaatatttttgttgttatgtCAGGATACGCAAATGGAAGGATAGATCAATGAGAAAGGAGAGCTTAAATATGAAAGATCGTCCAAGTTCTTCGGCTTCAATGCAGGACCTAGGATTTGTCCAGGGAAGGAGATAGTCTTTAGTGTGATGGAGGCTGCTGCTGCAACTATTGTTTATAACTACCATGTTCAAGCTGTGGAAACCGCCCTTTGATCCCTAGAGCTAGTGCAATCCTTGATATGAAATATTGTTCGAGGGCTAGGATTAACAGTAGATGGGCTTGaactatatatatttcatttattagaaaataatatttgatggaTCGTATAAGCTGGAACACCAACTATGCCATATGAGTTATTTCTATTGTATGACTTTGGTTCagagtatttttaattaaaatgttcgATGGGTAATAGTTGAAATATATATCGAGAGATCCCATCTTGGATTGACCGGAATGTTCTAGACAATTGCAGCTGACCAAGTGAGTAGGGCTGTTCTTATCAATATTCAATAACTTTCCACCCACCCATATGCATAAAGGTATTGCAGcagttaaaaaagaaacaggGTAACTCGGCAGACCTTGGCTTTCGATCTTAACCATGCACAAGAAAGAAGATTTCGTCTAGCTAAGTGTGGGCTGAAGGGCAAGAAGACCAGCCAGACCTAATTTTACAGTTCAAACCTCCGAGTGGACCTCGTTAGGCATTTCGCTTGCTAGAGTTGATTGCAGCTTCCAACTACCATCCGCTTGGCCAGTTGGCCTTTCTAAATCACAGCAAAACCtttcatttctcattttttttctctcttaagaAACTGACTGTGGAAATGGAAGAAGACTCGACATCTATCAATTCCACAATTGTTTT includes:
- the LOC7475559 gene encoding zinc finger CCCH domain-containing protein 15, translating into MRHQDLINRSALCLARLREVTVEMECLRQDNADLRSINRELNNQLSVLIQASLHKHYNDSTRTPFDIDIGFHNLCNISSGGGGGHDMCEEDESPTSVMEAGGDDRERISLPKSISVRSNSYSKRNQEQAASASVTRAITRLRTPSPLNTAKVYVRRGKKQEEPLELEVYNQGMFKTELCNKWQETGACLYGNHCQFAHGIEELRPVIRHPRYKTEVCKMVLAGGICPYGHRCHFRHALTEQDRFLSHIKPGKSSLTGKIMMLMREV